The Deltaproteobacteria bacterium genomic interval TCCTCCTCGACGAGCCCCTCTCCAACCTCGACGCCAGGCTCCGCGTGCAGGTGCGGGCGGAGATCGGGGAGCTGCAGGCGCGCACCGGCACGACGATGATCTACGTGACCCACGACCAGGTGGAGGCGATGACGCTCGGCGACCGTGTCGCCGTCCTCGACCGGGGCCGCCTGCAGCAGGTCGCCCCCCCGCGCGACCTCTACGACCGCCCCGCCAACGCCTTCGTCGCGGGCTTCATCGGCAACCCGCCGATGAACCTCTTCCCCACCCGCCTCTCGGTGGACGACCGGGGCCGGGTCGTGATGGACCTGGGCGGCCAGCCGGTGCCCGTGTCCGGCGCGCCGGCGCACGCGGCGGCCGTCACCGCCGGCGTCCGCCCGGAGTCGCTGCGGCTGGTGCCCGCCGGCGCCGCCGAGGGCGCCGTGCGCGCCGTCGTCGAGCACCTCGAGTGCCTGGGCCACGAGACGCAGGCCCACCTGCGCGTCGCCACCGGCGGCGACGGCGGCGTCCGCCTCGTCGCCCGCGTGCAGGGGATGCCGGGGCTCGCCAAGGGCGAGCCCGTCGGCGTGCAGGTGGATCCCGCCCGGGTGCACCTCTTCGGGGAGGACGGGCGCGCGCTCGGGGATTGAGCCGGGGGTGCGCCGCGTATCGCAGATTCGATATTGACAGCCGCAAACCGGCGGCGAGATCATCGCGTCCGTGTCCTCCCGGCTAGCCGTTCACGGCGTCTTGACATGCACCCTTCTCCTCGCGGGTGCTGAGCCCGCCTCTACGCGCCTCCACGACCCCATCCAGTGCTGCCATGCGGGCGGGAGCGGTGTCCCGAAGTGCCGCGCGAAGAGCCGGCGTGCCTGCCAGAAGAATGTGCAGCTCGTTCACGCGCCCACCGTGGGGACCTTCGAGGCCCGCGGGGATCACCGCCGCACTTCCCGCCCGCTCCCGTGCGCAGTCGGCCCGCACGATCGACACCGCTGGAAACCGCCCCCTCGGCGTGGCGACCGACGGGATGACCTCACGGCGCGAGCGAGTGCGATCGGCCGAATGCGCGGGCCGTCTCGTCAGTACTCCAGCAGGATGTCGGCGGGGAACTCCCGGACGGTGGCGGTGTCGGCGGTGTGTGCCGCGAGCGGCCGGCCGTTCACGCTGACCGCGCGCAGGGGCCGGGCGAGGGGCGAGCAGACCACGATGCCCCCCGGCGGCACGGCGAGGTCCCCGGACACGCGCAGGCGCACCGCGTCGGCGCCCTCGGCGCGCAGGCTCAGGTCGAGCACCCCGTGGTACGTCGGCAGACGCTTCACGCTGACGCCCGGCTCGGCCGTGACCCAGGCGGCCGGCACACCCGCCGCCAGGACGAGCGCCTGGTCCGACTCGCGCTCGTAGGCGAGCAGCGCGCGCACCGAACGGACGAAGGTCGAGCCCACCCAGGTGTGCGGCATGTCCCCGATGAACCGGGGCGCCTCCCGGTCCCGCCACACGATCTCGGCCCACTCGTTCCAGCCGCGCGGCCGCTGGTCGGCCAGGAGCTGGTCGAGGAGATCGAGCGCGCGCTGCTTCTCGCCGAGGCGCACGAAGGCGCCCACGTTGCGCACCTCGTAGGGAGAGTACTCGTCCGAGTCCGTGTCGCCCCGTCGTCGCGCCACGAGCTCCTCCCAGTACCGCTCGAAGGTCCGCGTCAGCGCGGGCTCGGGCAAATGCCCGAGCTCGCCGCCGGGCGCGAGCGCGATGCTCGTCGAGGTCGGGTCGAAGTCGCCGAGCTCGGCCGAGCCCGGGAGGAAGTCGATCCCGTGCTGCGCCATGGCGCGGCCGATCGAGGCGTAGAGCGCCTCGCGGAAGGAATCGCGCAACGCCGCGAGCTTGGCGGTGCGCCCCTCGTCGCCGACCACCCGGGCCATGTCGGCCGCGTCCTTCAAGCCCCGCAGCGCGAAGAAGTCGTCCCAGTAGGAGTGGACCGGGTACCCCGAGTAGCCCTCGTGGCTGATCGAGGCGGGCAGGATGCCGTGGAACACGGCCTTGTCCGGCGCCTTGAAGTCGTCGCCCGTGCTCTGCCCCCGCAGCGCCGCCAGGTAGTCGACGGCGCGCAGCACGTGCGGCCACATGTCGTGGAGGAAGCCCACGTCGCGGGTGTAGCGGTAGTACTCCGCGACGGCGTACACGAACGCTCCCGGGCTGTCGTGCTCGGAGACGCGCTCGGCGCCGCGCCGGTCGACACAGCACGGCACCTTGCCGTCGGGGCCCTGGTAGCGCGCGTACCAGCGCAGGAACTCGCGCACCTCGGGCGTGAAGCCCATCTCGAGCAGCGCGGAGGAGGTGATGGCCCCGTCCCGGATCCACGAGCGGGCGTAGTTGCGCGATCCGGGCTGGATGGCGGGGCCGTCGCGGTTGATCTGGATGTAGGCGAGGGTCGTCTTGAGCGTTTGCTCGAGCTTGCGCGCCTCGGGGGGCAGGTCGATGGCCACCCGCCCGAGCACCGTCTCCCAGTCGCGCCGCGTCCGCTCCTGCTGCTCGGCGACGTAGGCCGCACCGTCGGCGGCGATCAGGCGCGCGGCGGTGGGTGCCACGTCGTGGAAGGGGACGGCGAGGTCGACCTCCGCACGCCCCTTGGGCTCGAGGTAGAGGTTGTACTGGAGCGCGCCCGAGGCGAAGCCGAGCGGATCGGTGACCTCGGTGTGCGGCGGCACGCGGTCCGCAGCGAGGAAGCGGGTGACCGAACCCGCCTCGAAGGGCGCGGCGCCGAAGTGGTCGGGCAGCGTGAGCGAAACCACGGCGCGGTCGCGGTCCACCCAGACCACGCGCCCGTCGAAGCGCATGCTGCGGATGTGCGTGACCCCCCCCGATACGTTGAGCGTCTGCCAGGGCGGGTTCACCTGGAAGGGACGGATCGCCACGTAGAGCCGCACCGGCTCACCCCGGTCAGCACGGTTGGATATCTGGTAGCGCGCGTAGAGCGTGGACGCGCCGGGCTCCCCACCCGCGAACGCCGTGACGGTGAGCGTCAGCCGCTCGTGCTGCCAGGTGACCGAGGGAATGGGGAGGTAGCCGTCCTGCAGCTCCTGCCCGGTCGTGACCGAGTGCCAGGTGACGAGCTCGCCGCCGGCGTAGAGGAAGGGCTCGATCGAGAACGCCGCCTTGTCGACCTCGAGCATCCCCTCCTCGTTCAGGAGTGCTTCCTTCTCGTCCCCGGCCGCGCCGACGAGCGTCCAGTACGTCTGGCGCCCGTAGAGGTACTTGGGGTACGTCCCCTCGGGCGCGTCCCGCGCGATCGCCGCGAAGAAGTCGCTCGGCGAGGCGGAGAACGAGAACGGCTTCACCGTGAGCGTGGCGATGCCATAGCCCTGCGCCCGGCTGCTGTGCCGGAGGTCGAGGCGGATGAACCGGGACTCGGCGTCCGGGAGGTAGATGTAGTCGCGGCCTCCGTGGCCGGTCACGGTCGAGAAGCCGGTCGTCCACTGCGTGCCGTCGTTGGAGACCTGCACCTCGAACGACGTCGCGTAGTCGTCCGGGTCCCAATCGATGACGAGGCCGCCGTACTCCCGGTTCTTGCGGAAGTCGAGGAGCACCGACTGGGCGCGCGGGACCGGCTCGCTCTTCCAGCCCGTCGCCGCGTCCTCGTCGAGCATCAGCGGCGGCTCGTGGCCGGGCAGCGAGGTCGAGGCCTGGATGTCGGGGGGGACGCCGTCCGGGGTCACGGGCTCGCGCTCCTCGAAGCGGAGGTCGTCGATCCAGATCGATCCGCTCCCCCCCTCCCCGGCCGAGATCGCGAACTCGATGGTGCCCACCTGCTTCGGCTCCCGGGCTCGGGACGGGCCCCAGGCGAGGGAGAGGCGGGACTTGCGGATCGTGATGCCCTGCCAGTCGGTGGGAAAGGAGAAGTCGCGCTGATTCTCCCACCAAACGTTCTTCCCGGCCGGGTCGACCAGCTTGAACTCGAAGTTGTTGCCGCGCCCTTCCCCGCGCAGGGAGAAGGTGAACGCGTAGTTCTCGGGCAGCGTGAGCGGGAACTGCTTGCGCACGATGACGTACCCGCCGCCGCTGCCGAGGTCGAACCCGACGCGCATCCCCATGCCCGAGTGCCCGGGCTCCTGGAGCGTCCACGCGCGCGCGCCCTCGGAGGCGACGGTGGTCCAGCCGGTGAACGTCTCGAAGTCGTCGAGGACGACGCTCGCAGCGCGTGCGCGGGCGCCGCCCAGGTGGAGCGCGAGGAGGAGAGCGGCCGGCCAGGTCGCTCGGCGTGCGGTCGTCACCCGGCGCGCTACTCCTTCACGCTCCCGGCCATGATGCCGGCGAGGTAGTAGCGCTGCAGGCAGACGAAGAGCACGAGGACGGGCAGCACGGTCAGCACCGCCCCGGCCATCATCAGCTCCACGTCCTGCACGTGCTCGCCCGCCAGGTTCGCGAGCGCCACCGGCAAGGTGTAGCGGCGGGCGTCGGCGAGCACGACGAGCGGCCACATGAAGTCGTTCCACGTCCCCATGAACGTGAAGACGGCGAGCGTCACCAGGATGGGCGCGCACAGGTACAGCACCAGCGAGCGGTAGATACGGAGCTCGCCGGCGCCGTCGATGCGGGCGGCGTCGAGCACGCTCTCCGGAATGGAGAGGGCGTACTGACGGACGAGGAAGATGCCGAAGACGCTCGCCATCCCCGGGACGATCACGCCCGCGTACGTGTTCACCAGGCGGAGCTCGCGGAGCATCAGGAAGAGCGGCAGCATGCCGACCTGGGCCGGGATCACGAGGCCTGCCAGGAGGACGCGGAAGATGTGCTCGCGCCCGGCGAAGCGGAGCTTGGCAAAGGCGTAGCCCGCCATGGAGTTCACGAGGAGCGCGATCACCGTGACCGACGCGGCGAGCCCGGCGCTGTTGCGCAAGGAGCGCGCCAGGTCGAGGCGCGTGAAGAGCCCGCGATAATGCTCGAACGTGATGGCGCTCGGCACGAGGCGCGGCGGGACGGCGGTGGCCTCGCCGGCGGGCATCAGCGACGCCGAGACCATCCAGAGGAGCGGGGCGAGGACGAGCACGGCGCCCCCGACGAGGGCCGCGTGCAGCAGGACCGCCTCGGCCGCACGCCTCATGCGCCCGCCTCCTCCGCCCCCCGCCGCCCCGCCGGTGCCGTCGCCATCTCCCGCTCTCCAACCATTAGCCCGCGCAGCCGAAGTTGCAAGGCCGTGCCGGCGAGGATGACGGCGAAGAGCACGAAGGCGATCGCCGCGCCGCGGCCCATGGTCCACCAGCGGAAGCCCTCCTCGTACATGAGCAGCACGACGCTGAGGGTGCTGTCCGCCGGCCCTCCCTGGGTCATGACGTAGGGTTCGGCGAAGAGCTGGAAGTAGCCGATCATCGTGACCACGCCGACGAAGACGAAGGTCGGCGCGAGCATCGGCAGCGTGACCCGCCGGAACTGCTGCCAGGCGCCCGCGCCGTCGATCCGGGCGGCCTCGTAGAGGCGCTCCGGGACGTTCTCGAGCCCGGCGACGAAGATGATCATGTTGAAGCCGAAGTTCTTCCACACCGCGAGCAGGATGATGGCGGGCATGGCCCAGGCGGGATCGCCGAGCCAGTCGATCGGACCGAGCCCGACCAGCGCGAGCCCCCGGTTCAAGAGGCCGAAGCGGGGGTGGTAGAGGTAGCGCCAGACGACCGCAACCGCGACCAGCGTGGTCACCACGGGCAGGAAGAAGACCGTCCGGAAGAAGCCGCGGAGGCGCGCCAGCCTGGCGTTCACGAGGAGCGCCGCGCCGAGCGAGACGGCGACGGAGAGCGGGCCGCCGACGAGGACGAAGTAGAGCGTGTTGCGGAGCGCGATCCAGAAGCGCGGGTCGCGCAGGAGGGTTGCGTAGTTGTCCCCGCCGACCACCCGCAGGTGGCGCGGGTCGCCGATGGCGTAGACGTCGAAGTCCGTGAAGCTCAAGAGCAGCGCGGCGACGACCGGCGCGAGGAAGAAGACGCCGATCAGGCCGAGCGCCGGCGCCACGAACCAGACGGCGGGACCGATCCGCCGGCGCCGCGTCACCGCGCCTCCGCCTGGCCGAGGAGCCAGCGGCGCTTCGCGAGCAGCGCGTCCACCTTCCCATCGAGCGCGGCGAGCGCCTCGTCCGCCGTCATGGTCCCGCGCACCGCCGCCTCCGCGTGCCGGGCGATCTCGGTGGCGATCCGCTCCCACTCGGGGATCTTCGGCGTCGCGCGCACGGCCTCGAGCTGCGTCCAGAACGCGCCCGTGTACGGCTCACGGTCGAGCGCCGCCTCGGTCCACGCGCTCCGCCGCGCCGGAAGGTCACCCGTCAGCCGGTAGAAGCGCGTCTGCTGGGCCGGCTCGGAGAGGTACTCGATCAGCTGCCAGGCAGCCTCCTTGCGGGGCGAGCTCCGGTAGAGGGCGAGGCTCGCGCCGCCGGCGAGCGAGACACCCGGGTAGCCGGCGTCGGGCGCCGGCAGGGGTGCGGTCGCCCAGCGCCCCTCCAGGCCGGGCGGCAGCCGCTGCCGGAACTCGCCGATGTTCCACGGGCCGCTCATATACAGGGCGAAGTACCCGGCCGCGAAATCCTGGTACACGTTGGTCACGGCGGCCTCCCCGGTGCCGGGCGCGAAGCCGCGCCGGAAGAGGTCGAGGTAGAAGTCGAACGCCTGGCGGAAGGGCGGGCTGCGGAAGTCGCCGTAGCGCTCGCCGTCGCGCAGGAGCCCCGCTCCGAGCTGCAGCGCCAGGACGACCGGCGGCTGCCACTCGTGGAGGGGGAGCAGGATCGCATAGCGCTCCGGGCCCGCTCGCGCCTTCACCCGCACCATCGCGTCGGTCCACGTCGCCCACGTGCGCGGGGGGTCGGGACAGCCGACCTCCGCGAGCAGGTCGCGGCGGTAGAAGAGGACGCGCGTGTCCACGTACCACGGCACGCCGCGGGTGACGCCGTCGACGACGTTGGTATCGAGGATGCCGGGGAAGTAGTCTCCGCCCGCGAGGACCGGAGAGCGCGCGATCCGGCCGTCGAGCGGTTCGAGCGCGCCCAGGGCGGCGAGCTCCGGGAGCCAGGTGTTGCCCGCCTGGAAGACGTCGGGCATCGCCCCGCCCACGTAGGCCGTCACCAGCTTCTCGTGCGCGGCGCTCCACGGAATCTGCTGCACGCGTACGCGGCGGCCCGGATGGCGGCGCTCGAACCCCGGCATCAGCTGCGCCACCACCTCTCCCTCGCGCCCCATCGCCCACAGCTCGATCACCACGCCGTCGTGCGCGTCACGGCTGCAGCCGAGCCAGGCGCCGAGCAGCAGCAGGGCGAGGCGCGGGCCGACGTGGGAGGGGCGGCGCGCGGGACGGGACGGACGCGGCGGGCTCAAGGCGAGGGCGGCGGCCCCGGGTGCGGGGCCCGCCCGGGACGGCCCCAGCGCGCGGCCCGCTCGCGCTCGGGCAGGCCCCAGACGCGCCGGTGGAGCCCGTCGGTCAGGTCGGGATCCCGGAGCAGGATGCCGCGCTCGCGCGCCGTCAGGCTCGCGGGCCCTTCGGCGAGCGCCCGCTCGAGCAGCGCCTCGCGCGCCGCCCGGAGCCTCGGCTCGAGCGAACGCCTGCGGCCGAGCAGCGCCCGGTGCAGCGCGTTCACGTAGGGATCGACGGCGGCACGGACGAA includes:
- a CDS encoding carbohydrate ABC transporter permease translates to MRRAAEAVLLHAALVGGAVLVLAPLLWMVSASLMPAGEATAVPPRLVPSAITFEHYRGLFTRLDLARSLRNSAGLAASVTVIALLVNSMAGYAFAKLRFAGREHIFRVLLAGLVIPAQVGMLPLFLMLRELRLVNTYAGVIVPGMASVFGIFLVRQYALSIPESVLDAARIDGAGELRIYRSLVLYLCAPILVTLAVFTFMGTWNDFMWPLVVLADARRYTLPVALANLAGEHVQDVELMMAGAVLTVLPVLVLFVCLQRYYLAGIMAGSVKE
- a CDS encoding discoidin domain-containing protein: MTTARRATWPAALLLALHLGGARARAASVVLDDFETFTGWTTVASEGARAWTLQEPGHSGMGMRVGFDLGSGGGYVIVRKQFPLTLPENYAFTFSLRGEGRGNNFEFKLVDPAGKNVWWENQRDFSFPTDWQGITIRKSRLSLAWGPSRAREPKQVGTIEFAISAGEGGSGSIWIDDLRFEEREPVTPDGVPPDIQASTSLPGHEPPLMLDEDAATGWKSEPVPRAQSVLLDFRKNREYGGLVIDWDPDDYATSFEVQVSNDGTQWTTGFSTVTGHGGRDYIYLPDAESRFIRLDLRHSSRAQGYGIATLTVKPFSFSASPSDFFAAIARDAPEGTYPKYLYGRQTYWTLVGAAGDEKEALLNEEGMLEVDKAAFSIEPFLYAGGELVTWHSVTTGQELQDGYLPIPSVTWQHERLTLTVTAFAGGEPGASTLYARYQISNRADRGEPVRLYVAIRPFQVNPPWQTLNVSGGVTHIRSMRFDGRVVWVDRDRAVVSLTLPDHFGAAPFEAGSVTRFLAADRVPPHTEVTDPLGFASGALQYNLYLEPKGRAEVDLAVPFHDVAPTAARLIAADGAAYVAEQQERTRRDWETVLGRVAIDLPPEARKLEQTLKTTLAYIQINRDGPAIQPGSRNYARSWIRDGAITSSALLEMGFTPEVREFLRWYARYQGPDGKVPCCVDRRGAERVSEHDSPGAFVYAVAEYYRYTRDVGFLHDMWPHVLRAVDYLAALRGQSTGDDFKAPDKAVFHGILPASISHEGYSGYPVHSYWDDFFALRGLKDAADMARVVGDEGRTAKLAALRDSFREALYASIGRAMAQHGIDFLPGSAELGDFDPTSTSIALAPGGELGHLPEPALTRTFERYWEELVARRRGDTDSDEYSPYEVRNVGAFVRLGEKQRALDLLDQLLADQRPRGWNEWAEIVWRDREAPRFIGDMPHTWVGSTFVRSVRALLAYERESDQALVLAAGVPAAWVTAEPGVSVKRLPTYHGVLDLSLRAEGADAVRLRVSGDLAVPPGGIVVCSPLARPLRAVSVNGRPLAAHTADTATVREFPADILLEY
- a CDS encoding sugar ABC transporter permease, with protein sequence MGPAVWFVAPALGLIGVFFLAPVVAALLLSFTDFDVYAIGDPRHLRVVGGDNYATLLRDPRFWIALRNTLYFVLVGGPLSVAVSLGAALLVNARLARLRGFFRTVFFLPVVTTLVAVAVVWRYLYHPRFGLLNRGLALVGLGPIDWLGDPAWAMPAIILLAVWKNFGFNMIIFVAGLENVPERLYEAARIDGAGAWQQFRRVTLPMLAPTFVFVGVVTMIGYFQLFAEPYVMTQGGPADSTLSVVLLMYEEGFRWWTMGRGAAIAFVLFAVILAGTALQLRLRGLMVGEREMATAPAGRRGAEEAGA
- a CDS encoding ABC transporter ATP-binding protein, with translation MASVEFEHVDKVFPDGTRAVADCTLRVEDGELVVVVGPSGCGKSTLLRLVAGLEEVSAGTVRIGERVVNELSPQERNVAMVFQDYALYPHLSARGNLEFPLRMRRLPRADRRRRVERAAELLSIGDLLDRLPRHLSGGQRQRVAMGRALVREPSVFLLDEPLSNLDARLRVQVRAEIGELQARTGTTMIYVTHDQVEAMTLGDRVAVLDRGRLQQVAPPRDLYDRPANAFVAGFIGNPPMNLFPTRLSVDDRGRVVMDLGGQPVPVSGAPAHAAAVTAGVRPESLRLVPAGAAEGAVRAVVEHLECLGHETQAHLRVATGGDGGVRLVARVQGMPGLAKGEPVGVQVDPARVHLFGEDGRALGD
- a CDS encoding extracellular solute-binding protein — encoded protein: MGREGEVVAQLMPGFERRHPGRRVRVQQIPWSAAHEKLVTAYVGGAMPDVFQAGNTWLPELAALGALEPLDGRIARSPVLAGGDYFPGILDTNVVDGVTRGVPWYVDTRVLFYRRDLLAEVGCPDPPRTWATWTDAMVRVKARAGPERYAILLPLHEWQPPVVLALQLGAGLLRDGERYGDFRSPPFRQAFDFYLDLFRRGFAPGTGEAAVTNVYQDFAAGYFALYMSGPWNIGEFRQRLPPGLEGRWATAPLPAPDAGYPGVSLAGGASLALYRSSPRKEAAWQLIEYLSEPAQQTRFYRLTGDLPARRSAWTEAALDREPYTGAFWTQLEAVRATPKIPEWERIATEIARHAEAAVRGTMTADEALAALDGKVDALLAKRRWLLGQAEAR